One window of the Hippoglossus hippoglossus isolate fHipHip1 chromosome 9, fHipHip1.pri, whole genome shotgun sequence genome contains the following:
- the LOC117768418 gene encoding hydroxycarboxylic acid receptor 3-like — protein MQCHFNGTLLIRVLPPLLVTEIILGILGNGLALWIFCFHLKPWKSSTVLLFNLAVADFLLIMALPFRATYYMYGLNWIFGEALCNICLFMLAMNRSGSVFFLMAIAVDRYMRVVHPHHAINSLSVFKAFLVALGIWLVTIVMTAHVFMSEHLIQSTKDTNRTYCESFMVDADHLNNMSWHKFEFLFSFYLPLLVILYCTINIISHLRGRQLAQHAKIKKALCFMILVVVLFITCFLPSNITQVVIWFKTSEVASTRPKSEVCDALEELTSGFYISISLTYLNSALDPLVYYFSIPAFKNICRKALHLPLAEQTESIGKKTRDTGSHSLSQL, from the coding sequence ATGCAGTGCCATTTTAATGGAACTCTGCTGATCCGAGTCCTCCCTCCACTGTTGGTGACAGAGATCATTCTGGGGATCCTCGGCAATGGTCTGGccctctggatcttctgcttCCACCTGAAGCCCTGGAAGAGCAGCACGGTGTTGCTCTTCAACCTGGCGGTGGCCGACTTTCTGCTCATCATGGCTCTGCCGTTCCGTGCCACCTACTACATGTACGGGCTCAACTGGATCTTTGGAGAGGCTCTCTGCAACATCTGCCTGTTCATGCTGGCTATGAATCGCAGTGGAAGTGTCTTCTTCTTGATGGCGATCGCCGTGGACAGGTACATGCGTGTTGTGCATCCCCATCATGCCATCAACTCTTTGAGTGTCTTCAAAGCCTTTCTAGTAGCACTTGGAATCTGGTTAGTCACCATTGTAATGACTGCACACGTCTTCATGTCAGAACATCTCATCCAATCTACCAAAGATACCAACAGGACGTACTGTGAAAGCTTCATGGTGGATGCCGACCACCTCAACAATATGAGCTGGCACAAGTTTGAgttcctcttttccttctaCTTGCCGTTGCTTGTGATTCTCTACTGCACCATCAACATTATCAGCCACCTCAGAGGCAGACAGCTGGCCCAGCATGCAAAGATCAAGAAGGCTCTGTGCTTCATGATATTGGTGGTGGTGCTCTTCATCACCTGCTTCCTCCCGAGCAACATCACGCAGGTGGTGATTTGGTTCAAGACCAGTGAGGTGGCCAGCACCCGCCCCAAATCGGAAGTCTGTGATGCCTTGGAGGAACTGACCAGCGGATTCTACATCTCCATCAGTCTGACCTATCTCAACAGCGCGCTGGACCCCTTGGTCTACTACTTCTCCATCCCTGCCTTCAAGAACATCTGCCGCAAAGCGCTTCACCTGCCCCTAGCAGAGCAGACTGAGAGCATAGGGAAGAAAACTCGAGACACCGGCTCCCACTCACTCAGCCAGCTGTGA